In Candidatus Bathyarchaeota archaeon, one genomic interval encodes:
- a CDS encoding exosortase/archaeosortase family protein — protein sequence MSEGRVKSILDRPHLLFIVIGVTTILLIPLMSAFESVLTWLVIRSGLYVFIKEAILPIQVRMVSVALSALGFDVDVLANSVVVLERGGHSAGAGILWNCVGWQTFFLLLITLAFGISGSYTMKSKMLCIALSFEAALSISFLRIILTALINFYLGHWQAVFFHDYLGIVFVLVLVFAFWIFCFKFILVSRPEASQGLQDRRELHSSERVG from the coding sequence TTGAGTGAAGGAAGAGTAAAATCGATATTAGATCGCCCGCACCTGCTCTTTATAGTTATAGGAGTCACCACCATTTTGTTGATCCCTTTGATGAGCGCGTTTGAGAGCGTGTTAACATGGCTTGTCATTCGGTCAGGTCTGTATGTTTTCATCAAGGAAGCGATCCTGCCAATACAAGTAAGGATGGTGTCAGTCGCGCTTAGCGCGCTAGGCTTCGATGTTGATGTTCTCGCAAATTCTGTCGTTGTGCTAGAAAGGGGTGGGCACTCGGCAGGAGCAGGTATATTGTGGAACTGTGTTGGATGGCAGACCTTTTTCCTCCTTCTGATAACCCTCGCCTTCGGGATTTCAGGTTCCTATACCATGAAAAGCAAGATGCTCTGCATCGCCCTGAGCTTTGAAGCCGCGCTATCTATTAGCTTCCTGCGGATTATACTCACTGCTCTAATCAATTTCTATCTGGGACACTGGCAAGCCGTGTTCTTTCACGATTATCTGGGGATTGTGTTCGTGCTGGTCTTGGTTTTTGCCTTTTGGATCTTCTGCTTCAAGTTCATACTAGTGTCCAGACCCGAGGCTTCGCAGGGTTTGCAAGACCGAAGAGAATTGCATAGTTCAGAACGGGTGGGGTAA
- a CDS encoding polyprenol monophosphomannose synthase produces MKGNFKVNVAVVLLTYMEAENVETLIPAIKGVVSRVTENFDVIVVDDDSPDGTARAAEALGSHVLVRRNERGLGSAIRAGIREALSRGADIIITMDADWQHNPQHIPRLINACLEGADIALGSRRIPGGQLEMGLFRGLISLGAKKLSNIALRSGVKDPTSGFRAYNRRAAEEVLALRTNGYVFQVDSLRLARKRGLRIVEAPISFNSRRHGVSKLGLSEVMEYSGLLFTLLTRRLRTAVDSSGG; encoded by the coding sequence GTGAAGGGCAATTTCAAGGTTAACGTCGCTGTTGTTCTTCTAACCTATATGGAGGCTGAAAACGTAGAGACACTCATCCCAGCCATTAAAGGCGTCGTTTCAAGGGTGACCGAAAACTTTGACGTGATCGTGGTGGACGACGACTCTCCAGACGGGACGGCGAGAGCAGCCGAGGCTCTTGGATCTCACGTCCTAGTTCGAAGAAATGAAAGGGGATTGGGATCCGCCATAAGAGCCGGAATTAGGGAGGCGCTAAGCCGAGGAGCCGATATCATAATTACCATGGATGCCGATTGGCAGCACAACCCGCAGCACATACCTCGACTCATAAACGCTTGCCTGGAAGGGGCGGACATAGCCTTAGGGAGCAGGAGGATCCCCGGCGGTCAGCTAGAGATGGGCCTCTTTAGAGGGCTCATATCCTTAGGGGCGAAAAAACTGTCGAACATCGCGTTGAGATCGGGAGTTAAGGACCCAACTTCCGGCTTCAGAGCATACAATAGAAGGGCCGCTGAAGAGGTTTTGGCGTTAAGGACCAACGGATACGTGTTCCAGGTCGATTCCCTACGCCTCGCGAGAAAGCGTGGGCTGAGAATCGTTGAGGCACCAATATCGTTTAACAGCCGAAGACATGGGGTCTCCAAGCTCGGACTCAGCGAGGTGATGGAGTACAGCGGCCTCCTCTTCACGCTACTGACGCGGAGGTTACGCACTGCAGTAGACTCGTCTGGAGGTTAA
- a CDS encoding glycosyltransferase yields the protein MVSNHNHLYNNHNNHNNNTAFPNHLNHLNNGVNNHRNNWKNNNGPFVSIHLPIYNESNVVERLMKACTSFDYSNYEVIVIDDSTDETTDILRSWSDHPRVKLIHRTTRQGYKPGALSVALQHMNPRAQYVLIFDADFIPPPYLLNYFVPYFAQPVVAREDIISAILDLDSRFVDREISVGKYLEKKEKLVKLVVEAPERPVDERNLVTTIVHQDQLFTREEIDTEQYLTRRETLVTRLQKRRRKEPWTREFIVSQILGLDKSYAENKISYEKYQRKRQELTERLKEMERGLPTEISIMSSIFELDRLFTEDKVGGEKYLEKRVRLVERLEVVRTPREGGEARAEEKTLIELGAKPTEKDRKTLSEILELDSLFATDKIVIKEYLERRRRLVGELEVIRKRDEKRGPPTEKALRVDLGLDEKRAQMERSTSYPIFEFDRLFAEDKVSGEEYLEKREKLVETVFQKTRLRYDLKRIIQLYRNHNTAAVQGYQHHFLNSNENWLTRGIRAEYSASYMVERSAQEVLGLMKMIAGSVFMIRADLLLEYGWSTSITEDWELTLRLYRDGYKVLYTPLNAVPAECPATFKRLVQQRMRWAEGHTYNVRKYFRDIMKSSEMKLREKLEFLYYSPYYLQSFMFILGTICWFISESLHRHLWHPYMGWALLLYNFLAIPAMGITGLFLEGTPKKDFTGVLSTIVMTYLLAPFQAYASIKGLLEKKEGPWIRTFKTGKVTERMMLTELRIRKRLLALFPRKWLTSLNGARMRIRRTIFGPPERAEIRLADERSILTAILELDRSFAEDQITTDEYLSERQNFVADLMVAKKRKEKRLKAEKPAEEDRTKSAVFELDNFFTEGQIGVEEYLRKRTELVERLQGEGEA from the coding sequence ATGGTCAGCAACCACAACCACCTCTACAACAACCACAACAACCACAACAACAACACAGCCTTCCCCAACCATCTCAACCACCTCAACAACGGAGTTAACAACCACCGCAACAACTGGAAGAACAACAACGGACCCTTCGTCTCGATCCACCTGCCCATATACAACGAGTCCAATGTGGTCGAGCGGCTGATGAAGGCATGCACCTCCTTCGACTATAGCAACTACGAAGTGATCGTCATTGACGACTCCACGGACGAAACGACCGACATCCTAAGGAGCTGGAGCGACCACCCGAGGGTCAAGCTAATCCACAGAACAACAAGGCAGGGATACAAGCCCGGAGCCCTCTCGGTGGCTCTACAACACATGAACCCAAGGGCGCAATACGTACTCATCTTCGACGCCGACTTCATTCCACCACCCTACCTCTTGAACTATTTCGTACCATACTTCGCACAGCCGGTGGTAGCAAGAGAGGACATCATATCCGCGATCCTAGACCTGGACAGTCGATTCGTCGACAGAGAAATAAGCGTCGGAAAATACTTGGAAAAGAAAGAGAAACTCGTGAAACTCGTTGTCGAGGCGCCCGAGAGACCGGTCGACGAGAGAAATCTGGTGACAACCATCGTTCACCAAGACCAACTGTTCACGCGGGAAGAGATAGACACCGAACAATACCTGACAAGGAGAGAGACACTCGTCACTAGGCTGCAGAAAAGAAGGCGAAAGGAGCCTTGGACAAGAGAGTTTATTGTCTCCCAAATCCTCGGTCTCGACAAATCTTACGCCGAAAACAAGATTTCCTACGAAAAATATCAAAGGAAGAGACAAGAGCTAACCGAACGCCTCAAGGAGATGGAAAGGGGATTACCGACCGAGATTAGCATAATGTCCTCTATCTTTGAACTCGACAGGCTCTTCACGGAAGACAAAGTCGGTGGCGAGAAATACCTAGAGAAGAGAGTCAGACTGGTAGAAAGGCTTGAAGTCGTCAGGACTCCAAGAGAAGGCGGGGAAGCTAGGGCAGAGGAGAAGACGCTGATCGAACTAGGTGCGAAACCAACAGAGAAGGATCGAAAGACCTTGTCGGAGATTCTCGAGCTGGACAGCCTTTTCGCCACAGACAAGATCGTCATTAAGGAATACTTAGAGAGGCGACGAAGACTTGTCGGAGAACTCGAAGTCATCAGGAAACGCGATGAAAAAAGAGGGCCCCCAACCGAAAAGGCTCTACGGGTCGATCTAGGGCTAGATGAGAAACGGGCGCAGATGGAAAGGAGCACATCGTATCCCATCTTCGAGTTTGATAGGCTGTTTGCGGAGGATAAAGTCAGCGGCGAGGAATACTTAGAGAAGAGGGAGAAACTGGTAGAGACAGTCTTTCAAAAGACGCGCTTAAGATACGATCTGAAAAGAATAATCCAGCTCTATAGAAACCACAACACCGCTGCTGTTCAGGGCTACCAGCATCACTTCTTGAACAGCAACGAAAACTGGCTGACTAGAGGGATCAGAGCTGAGTACAGCGCTAGCTACATGGTTGAGAGGTCAGCCCAAGAAGTTTTAGGTCTAATGAAGATGATCGCCGGAAGCGTGTTCATGATAAGGGCGGATCTACTACTTGAATACGGGTGGTCGACCAGCATCACAGAGGACTGGGAGCTGACCCTCAGGCTCTACCGCGACGGCTATAAGGTTCTATACACGCCACTTAACGCGGTTCCGGCAGAATGCCCAGCCACCTTCAAGAGGCTCGTGCAGCAACGGATGCGCTGGGCCGAAGGACACACCTACAACGTCCGAAAATACTTCCGCGACATAATGAAATCCTCTGAGATGAAACTCAGGGAGAAACTAGAGTTCCTTTACTACTCGCCCTATTACCTCCAGTCCTTCATGTTTATACTAGGCACCATCTGCTGGTTCATATCAGAGTCGCTTCATAGGCATCTATGGCACCCATACATGGGATGGGCCCTCCTGCTGTATAATTTCCTAGCCATCCCGGCCATGGGGATCACGGGGCTCTTCTTGGAGGGAACGCCAAAGAAGGACTTCACCGGGGTGTTGTCCACCATAGTGATGACATACCTTCTGGCCCCGTTTCAGGCCTACGCCTCCATTAAGGGTTTACTTGAGAAGAAAGAGGGTCCCTGGATTAGAACATTCAAGACCGGAAAAGTCACAGAACGCATGATGCTAACGGAACTCAGAATCAGGAAACGGCTGTTAGCCCTATTCCCAAGGAAATGGTTGACATCCCTGAACGGAGCCCGCATGCGAATCAGGCGTACCATCTTCGGACCGCCCGAACGCGCCGAAATAAGACTGGCCGACGAAAGGAGCATCCTAACAGCCATCCTTGAGCTAGACAGATCGTTCGCCGAAGATCAGATAACAACCGATGAGTACCTGTCAGAGAGACAGAACTTCGTGGCAGACCTGATGGTAGCGAAAAAGCGTAAAGAGAAGAGGCTCAAGGCTGAAAAACCTGCAGAGGAAGATCGAACAAAATCCGCCGTCTTCGAACTAGACAACTTCTTCACCGAGGGTCAGATCGGTGTCGAGGAATACTTGAGGAAAAGGACGGAACTTGTGGAAAGGCTGCAAGGAGAAGGTGAAGCGTGA